Genomic segment of Geitlerinema sp. PCC 9228:
CCCCATCTTGGCGTTCTCTCAGCCCATCATTGCCAACTTGCCGACAGATTTCCCACCACGACTCCATCGTTTGAGCCTGGCGGCCTGTCGGTTTGAGCTTAAATTCGTAGCTGAGAGTCAACATGATGAACAAAAATAGGTTTAAAAAATTTCGCCTGCTTTTCTAGATCCTAGTACATGGACTTGATGGTGACGGC
This window contains:
- a CDS encoding helix-turn-helix domain-containing protein, encoding MLTLSYEFKLKPTGRQAQTMESWWEICRQVGNDGLRERQDG